Within the Populus trichocarpa isolate Nisqually-1 chromosome 14, P.trichocarpa_v4.1, whole genome shotgun sequence genome, the region cacccaaGCAATCGACACACCACGAAATCACCAATCTtcacacccaaaaaaaaagatctcaaaCCATAAATTTGTCATATTTACTTACAATCAGTTTTCAACTGTGCTTTCAGCATCATAACTACAATCTGCAAATGAGTAAAATTCAAAGCTAGTCACCTTTTTGCAGAAAGGAAACAGAGACAAGAATACAAGATACAGGGATCCGAGAACAAAATAAGACACAAACAACTCACTCAATGTGAAACTACCACAAGCTAACAGGATCTTCCAATCTATTTTGCATAAACATTCATAAAGGTGCTATTTTACAGCCTGCAGTCTCATACATGCTAAAGTTACAAAAACATGCTTCAGAAAGGCattctatatagaaaaaatttgcaaaaaaatctAACTGAACTATACGTCGGATAAAATTCAACTCGCTGAAGTAATTCTCAATGAGAGGAAACACAAATAGAACCTATAATTATAGCAATTACCTAGAAGCATAAACTTTTTAACTTACTTGGTAATTCAAATTGCCAATTTTGGATCCACTGTTCCTTTAGCATTACCTTCTTCTGTTAAAAGGTTGTCCGGATCCTGcaatataacataaaatcagCAGCATACAGATAAGATGTAATCTGGGGAAAGTCAGGGCCAGTAGTCATGTACCTCCATTCCCCATTTTATGTAATCTGGGGACTCACAGGCTTTGTATTCATCAACTAAACTCTCAATTATGTCCCGTGATTCATCAAATTCAGAAAGATCATTGTCctgaaaaaacattttgcaaCAGATAATAAAAAAGCAGTCTACAAAGCTAGTGCACCTTATCTCGAAGCATTCTACACTCCAGCCAAAAAGGGCTAGTGGAGATTAACAAAATCATGTTGCTGATCTGAAATGGAGCATTGTGAACAATAAAACCGTAATGTTTCTGATCGAAAAGATGGGTTCCTTTTTCATGATTACTAGCTGAAGATAAAACAGGGACTGTATAGTATAATCCATGTATTGACAACTGACCAGAGGCATGTGAGAAACATGAGAAAGGCAACTTACAGCAAACATCGGAAATTTTCGATAGTTATCAAGAAaagcttgtttttttctcaGCTTCTCATACTGGCTCAAACATTTGCTGAAGAGGTGGCGGATGCTAGTGTGGCTTGCTAGCATGAGCCCACTTACCTACAAATGCAGTTTGCTCATTTATTCTTTCACAAAATTTGCATAACATTCCAGTTACGCTAAACATTACATGAGAAATTCAACATCTTCAAAATTGACATATGAAACTGAATAACATAATCTCTAGAAAGATTTATGTTTTTCGTaagattctaatgaaaaataaaccaaaaccgAGAAAGTAAGGGCGCAGATTTTGTTCCTACCCTGTGCGCAGTTTGAACATAAGGAGACTTTCTAGACAAAGCAaccttcaaaaagaaaaggaaaaaatataacatgagcAGATATTATAATCTGATTAGAAGAGGAAAAGAGTAAATGGAATGAAGAAAAAGGTTTTATTCATTGTACTATAGGAAAAGACCTGTATACTTGCAGGGCCCCACTCAATAAAGTTAACAAGCTTCCTTTCACGAATCCTCTGCAAACTTTCATGAACCTGATAAAAGAGTAAGCAATGCAATATAGATGAATTTACTTGtgtgcaaaaagaaaaaactgctTGCGCTTATGATATGCAAAAAGCCAACTCTATTAATAGCAGCCTCTCCATGTAATGATATGCAAAACCATGTAACAAGCACAAAGGGACCCTAGACAAAGCTAAAAGATAAAACAGGATCAACACAGTGACACTATAGCTGGGCTGACCTAACAAAAAGCCAACTTACTGAAACTAAAGTATCACATAACTAAAGCCAAATTATGAGGCAGATatggagagagaaaaatggAAGCAGCTAAGGGTTGACTTCCCAAATGTGCTGCCCTCATGGTGATTAACTTAACAAGTTCATTCATCTTTTCAAGCAGTCTTCTACAGTAAGAGACTTCTAACAGGTTCATAAACTATAAGAAATTATTACCTGAGTAGGGTCCACTTCTCCCTGAATAATATTCAATATCGAAATGTATTTTGCTTGACTAGCTTCTTTTGTTCGTGCATAAGAGGAAACCATGATATTCTTggtctgaaaaaaaaagggtcagtTTGATACCTAACTGCACTTTGGTTAAACAAAAAGGAATGAAATTTCTCACCTGCAGAAGTCTTCTCATAACATCCAGTACAGTAGTTTTACGAATCACGTTAGCCTGCCATGAGATTATTTGCATCAGATCATCAGCAAATCCTCCTTTAAGAGCATTAGCATGCCAagtgaaaatatataaagaaatgacaaaccaaaataatattatttgatggAGCTGCTGATTGGTGTATCTGAAATAATCCAACTATGTCTCACCAAAATCCATAAAACTACTGAAGAGATTCTAATTATCAATTAACTGAGAATCTCATTTTTTACATAATCAATTATAAGACTACTAATGAAACAGTATTGTTATCGAACAAATTAAATAGAACCATAAAGAAATCAAGTTCGAATCTTACCTGACGCTCCACTGTGAGTGGTGTATATCCAGTCATGAGAAAATGGCATCTTGGTGTTGGAATTAAAGATGCAAGAAGACCAACCAAGTCATTGTTCATATATCCTGGATACCGCAGAGTAGTTGTGCTAGCAGACATAACAGTAGATACCAAAGAGTTTGTTTGAGCAAATGTGGGAGTTGACAAATGTAGGCGCTCAACAGCAATTCTATTCAGTGCAGTATTGTCCAGAACAACAACACAATCTGCATTTAGTGTCAGTCTCTTGAGTGTTAAAAGTGAGTTATAGGGTTGGACTACCACATCACTCGTCTCCATCTGGTTAGGAAATACACTGTATGTCTGGACCAGCTTTTTGCTATAGCGATCATTTAAAGTCTCCAGCAGATACGAGCCCATACCTTCAATACATAATGCAGACACTCAAGAAGTAAGCAAACCAGAAACTAAGAGCTCTATCTGGGTTCCATCATATATTAGCAACAATAAGTTCACATATTGTGCAGCCATTTTGATTATGTGCCAGTGGCCACAATATTATCAAGTACGATTCACAAATTATCTATTATAAACCAAGAGCAATCTAACTTGGAACCAATCTACGCTTACCAGAACTGTGTTAATTCAAGTGTTCAAATCATGACCACTTGTCAGattctaacaaaaaatatcagTAATATAGTTTGTGTGAGAGTACTACACAAATGCATCAAAACTTCAGAACTTAAATAGACAAGAAAAGGCAATGACAAATTGACAAGTAAAGCAACCTGAGCCTGTTCCTCCAGCAATTGAATGGCATAGAACAAAACCCTCAAGACTATCACTTCCATCTGCCTCTCTATCAATCATGTCCATTATATCCTCTTCAACACCCTTTCCCTGACCGgtaacaaataaagaaaacagaaatcAATCAGTTGATGACAATAAGAACCTAATTGCCAAACTCTAAAAAAGGTAAGAACATTTTTACCCTGAATAtcccaaaagaaagaaatcaaattatCTAGTACATGGGACAGCAAGGCAACAAACCTGATGATATCCACTGGCCCAATTATTTCCTGCACCACCACCATGATCCGAAACAAAGATGTTCTCATGATTGTAAAGATTTCGATATTCACTGTTTTGAATTCCATTGATGACCCTAGGCTCCAAATCAATTAGTAATGCTCGTGGTATGTAGTGCTGGTCATCCGCTTGGTAGAAAAACACATCTTTCCTATCACCTCCCTGAATCACACCAAATTCAACAAATAGACATTGATCGAAATCCTATTAATACTATCATCTTAGAGTTCacagattatatatttttattttacatttccaaataaacagcagaaaagggaaaacaataaaaagcagACAGTTAAATTCCCTGATTTAGGTCAAGACAATAGAATacaatctttcaaaagataaagaGTGAGAATAGAAGACCTACCTGAGTAGCGAAATCTTCGAGAATGCCATCTTTGTTGATGCCGTGTTCGAGGCAAAGCTGTTTCCAGAACTCCATGCCGATCTGGTTCCCGCATTGTCCTACTTGCAGCGTGATTATCTCTCTCGGcatttttactctctttttcttattttctcgggaaaattagggttttgagaTCGACGGAGAG harbors:
- the LOC7494134 gene encoding tubulin gamma-1 chain translates to MPREIITLQVGQCGNQIGMEFWKQLCLEHGINKDGILEDFATQGGDRKDVFFYQADDQHYIPRALLIDLEPRVINGIQNSEYRNLYNHENIFVSDHGGGAGNNWASGYHQGKGVEEDIMDMIDREADGSDSLEGFVLCHSIAGGTGSGMGSYLLETLNDRYSKKLVQTYSVFPNQMETSDVVVQPYNSLLTLKRLTLNADCVVVLDNTALNRIAVERLHLSTPTFAQTNSLVSTVMSASTTTLRYPGYMNNDLVGLLASLIPTPRCHFLMTGYTPLTVERQANVIRKTTVLDVMRRLLQTKNIMVSSYARTKEASQAKYISILNIIQGEVDPTQVHESLQRIRERKLVNFIEWGPASIQVALSRKSPYVQTAHRVSGLMLASHTSIRHLFSKCLSQYEKLRKKQAFLDNYRKFPMFADNDLSEFDESRDIIESLVDEYKACESPDYIKWGMEDPDNLLTEEGNAKGTVDPKLAI